A segment of the Methanolinea mesophila genome:
GGTGTGGACCTCATCATCGGCCCCGAAGAGATCGAGCGGCTGGGAGGCGAACCCCGTGAAGCAAGGACCATGGCAAACAGTTATCGATTCTTCCTCGCGGACACCAGTGTCATGCCTGCAGTAGGCCGTTTCCTCGGCCCCAGGCTCGGTCCCAGGGGAAGGATGCCCATGCCCATCCCGAGCGGCACTGACATCAGGCCGATCGTGGAACGCCTTCGCAACTCGGTGAAGATCAGGACCAAGGACAAAAAAGTCTTCCACGTCAAAGTGGGGTCCACCGAGATGCCCCCGGAGCAGATCGCAGAGAACATCGACGTAGTACTGAAGCGTGTCGAATCGGTGCTCGAACAGGGAGCCTTAAATGTCCGGTCGGTCTACGTGAAGACCACCATGGGACACCCCGAGAGGGTGGTCTGATCATGGCGCTCTATACGCACCACCTCCCCGCCTGGAAGCGGAAGGAAGTCGAAGAGATCAAGGAAAGTGCCGGGAAATTCGCCCTGGTCGGCCTTGTCGACATGTACGGCATCCCGGCCAGTCAGCTCCAGCAGATCCGCCGCAGCCTCAAGGGCACGGCCGAGATCCGGATGACCCGGAACACCCTGATCGAGCATGCCTTCCAGGAGAAGGGAGGCGACATGGCTAAGGTCGCAGAACACCTTTCAGGCCATTCGGCCCTGATCTTCTCGAACGTGAACCCGTTCCGGCTGTTCAAGATGCTCGAGAAGACCAAGACCAAGATGGCGGCGAAGCCCGGGGAGATCGCACCCGAAGATATCGTGGTGGCGAAAGGACCGACCTCGTTCAAGCCCGGACCCATCGTGGGCGAGCTTCAGCAGGCCGGCATCCCCGCAGCCATCGAGGCCGGGAAGGTGAAGATCAAGGACACCAAGACGGTGGTCAGGAAAGGAGAGGCAATCTCCGCGAAACTTGCGGACGTGCTCTCCAAGCTGGACGTCAAGCCCATGGATGTGGGCCTCGCCCTCCAGGTCGCGTATTACGATGGTGACCTGTACCAGCCGTCGGTCCTCGCAATCGATGAAGAGGCAATCCTTGCCCAGATCTCGCTCGCCGCAAGCCAGGCGTTCAACCTGTCGGTCAACGCGGTCATCCCGACCACCGAGACCATCGGAGTGATCATCACCAAGGCGGCGTCCGAGGCAAGAGGTCTTGCAATCGAGGCGGACATCTACGAGAAAGACGTCATTGATGCGATTATTGGAAAAGCCCAGAGACAATCAAAAGCCCTCCAGGGAATGGTTGAGGGCAAATACTGAGATAGTTGAGGTGTAAGAGATGGAATATATCTATGCAGCCCTTCTCCTGCACAAGGCAGGAAAGGAGATCAAAGAAGACAACCTTAAGGCAGTCCTTACTGCTGCCGGTATCGCCGTAGACGAAGCCCGGGTAAAGGCACTCGTTGCCGCCCTCGAAGGCGTGAACATCGAGGACGCCATCAGCAAGGCAGCCGCAGCACCCGTTGCGGTCGCAGCAGCCGCCCCGGCAGCCGCAGCCGCAGCACCCGCTGCAGCGGCAGCCGAGGAACCCGAAGAGAACAAGAAGGAAGAGGAAGAGAGCGGCATGGCAGGGCTCGGTGCCCTGTTCGGCTGAACTCAACTTTTTTTCTCTCTTATAAATAAGAATTCGCTGATTTTCTGTTTTCTCCCCCAGGCAAAATTTGAATATTTTGTCTTGAGTTGTTAGGTGTCCAATTCAGAATTTGGTTTGATATCTGAAAAAAAGGGGCCACTGCCCCATGCCCCTGACGGGACTATTCCGCCGCCCCCGGAGGGCGCTTCGGCGCCGGCTCCGGAATTTAGACCGGGTAAATGAATCATTCAACTCTCAAGGTATATTCCATGGATATCCTGTGCCGGGGTCACCACGCGGCGGGTGCGAAGCCCCGGGAGCACCTAAAAAAAGCATTGTCAAATTTTTTATATATTTCATCAAATTCCGGAATTCCCATATTATACCCCTCATCTCTGCAAACAAACTGCAGCTATCAACTGATCATTTATAGGAGAAATCATCACCCGGTTAGTGGTTCCATATGCAATCCATCGGAAAGGCATTCATCCTCTTCACGGCGGTGATCCTCCTGGTCACGGTTGCCCAGGCAGCACCGTTCGGGCTCCCGGCAGGGTCCATCCACTCCTCGCTCGAGAGCAGGCTCCATACAGGCACATCCTTTTCCGCCCCGCCGGTATCGCTCTCCGACAGTGTTCTCGGCCGGTACGGTATCGGTGACGGGATTCCGACCGCCCCGTCCGCTCCTTCGACTTCACTCCAGGGCGCGTATG
Coding sequences within it:
- a CDS encoding 50S ribosomal protein L1 encodes the protein MVERAKIIEAVKTAIEKAPPRKFSESVDITINLKNIDMAQPKNRIDETILLPNGTGKKVGIAVLGKGDITTQAKESGVDLIIGPEEIERLGGEPREARTMANSYRFFLADTSVMPAVGRFLGPRLGPRGRMPMPIPSGTDIRPIVERLRNSVKIRTKDKKVFHVKVGSTEMPPEQIAENIDVVLKRVESVLEQGALNVRSVYVKTTMGHPERVV
- a CDS encoding 50S ribosomal protein L10 is translated as MALYTHHLPAWKRKEVEEIKESAGKFALVGLVDMYGIPASQLQQIRRSLKGTAEIRMTRNTLIEHAFQEKGGDMAKVAEHLSGHSALIFSNVNPFRLFKMLEKTKTKMAAKPGEIAPEDIVVAKGPTSFKPGPIVGELQQAGIPAAIEAGKVKIKDTKTVVRKGEAISAKLADVLSKLDVKPMDVGLALQVAYYDGDLYQPSVLAIDEEAILAQISLAASQAFNLSVNAVIPTTETIGVIITKAASEARGLAIEADIYEKDVIDAIIGKAQRQSKALQGMVEGKY
- the rpl12p gene encoding 50S ribosomal protein P1 — translated: MEYIYAALLLHKAGKEIKEDNLKAVLTAAGIAVDEARVKALVAALEGVNIEDAISKAAAAPVAVAAAAPAAAAAAPAAAAAEEPEENKKEEEESGMAGLGALFG